One window of Brevibacterium pigmentatum genomic DNA carries:
- a CDS encoding NAD-dependent succinate-semialdehyde dehydrogenase translates to MSNVGSAAGGYRVENPATGEVVEKFDNATDEEVQQVLESAHKGYLSWREKTIEERAAIVNKVAALFGEHKEELAKIIAEEMGKPTAEGEEEAEFCEAIFNYYADNGPKFAADEPIESMSGGKAFIQRRPVGTLLGIMPWNFPYYQVARFAAPNLVLGNTIILKHAEICPRSSAKIAEIMKEAGIPEGVYNNIYATHDQIETIIADDRVEGVSLTGSERAGSAVAATAGKYLKKAVLELGGSDPYIVLDTDDMNEAVDTAWGTRLYNTGQVCNANKRMIVMDDIYDDFVSGLTERAQSWEKGTPAEAGDGKYSPLSSRSAAENLRKQLDRAVEQGATLVGGELATDGSAYVSPAVLTGVTSEMDAYREELFGPVATVYKVTSDDEALALANDSRFGLGGAVFAKDPERAAKLAQRLDVGMSNVNTPAGEGAEIPFGGTKRSGFGRELGPYGMDEFVNKRMYYVAD, encoded by the coding sequence ATGAGCAACGTAGGCAGTGCTGCAGGCGGCTACCGTGTCGAGAACCCGGCCACTGGTGAAGTCGTCGAGAAGTTCGACAATGCCACCGACGAAGAGGTCCAGCAGGTCCTCGAATCCGCACACAAGGGCTACCTGAGCTGGCGCGAGAAGACGATCGAGGAACGCGCCGCGATTGTCAACAAGGTCGCCGCTCTCTTCGGCGAGCACAAGGAAGAGCTCGCGAAGATCATCGCCGAGGAGATGGGCAAGCCCACCGCCGAGGGAGAGGAAGAGGCCGAGTTCTGCGAGGCGATCTTCAACTACTACGCCGACAACGGACCGAAGTTCGCCGCCGATGAGCCGATCGAATCGATGTCGGGTGGCAAGGCCTTCATCCAGCGCCGTCCAGTCGGCACGCTGCTGGGCATCATGCCCTGGAACTTTCCCTACTACCAGGTCGCTCGCTTCGCCGCACCGAACCTCGTGCTCGGCAACACGATCATCCTCAAGCACGCGGAGATCTGCCCCCGCTCCTCGGCGAAGATCGCCGAGATCATGAAGGAAGCCGGCATCCCCGAGGGCGTGTACAACAACATCTACGCCACCCACGACCAGATCGAGACGATCATCGCCGACGACCGCGTCGAAGGCGTGTCCCTGACCGGTTCCGAGCGTGCCGGATCCGCAGTGGCCGCGACCGCGGGCAAGTACCTGAAGAAGGCCGTGCTCGAGCTCGGCGGTTCCGACCCCTACATCGTCCTCGACACCGATGACATGAACGAGGCCGTCGACACCGCGTGGGGCACCCGCCTGTACAACACCGGTCAGGTCTGCAACGCGAACAAGCGGATGATCGTCATGGACGACATCTACGACGACTTCGTGTCCGGACTGACCGAGCGTGCCCAGTCCTGGGAGAAGGGCACCCCCGCCGAGGCGGGCGACGGCAAGTACTCGCCCCTGTCCTCGCGTTCGGCCGCCGAGAATCTGCGCAAGCAGCTCGACCGCGCCGTCGAGCAGGGTGCGACTCTCGTCGGCGGCGAACTCGCCACCGACGGTTCGGCCTATGTCTCGCCGGCCGTGCTCACCGGAGTCACCTCGGAGATGGACGCCTACCGCGAAGAGCTCTTCGGCCCTGTGGCCACCGTCTACAAGGTCACCAGCGATGACGAAGCCCTGGCCCTGGCCAATGATTCGCGCTTCGGCCTCGGCGGTGCCGTGTTCGCGAAAGATCCCGAGCGCGCCGCGAAGCTCGCTCAGCGCCTCGATGTCGGTATGTCGAACGTCAACACCCCGGCCGGTGAGGGCGCGGAGATCCCGTTCGGCGGCACCAAGCGCTCGGGCTTCGGCCGCGAGCTCGGCCCCTACGGCATGGACGAATTCGTCAACAAGCGCATGTACTACGTGGCTGACTGA
- a CDS encoding class I adenylate-forming enzyme family protein, which yields MPITSRILEIAAVDPDQLAIVGGHSGSPAPDESADPAEGSRAPRSLTYAQLVRDSATMFAAVDALHSAQTDPPNPAPETHGTPITAVSLTSAFETSRIIAGLAGFRAVSATIDPRWPLDHQVGVITTTGIGLVISDSTRLAEALAAAGWTGTVITATDFRARETAIDPADTAPPTVRAASEPFLMLFSSGTTSNPKAFIKTRQQYRDNVAVSSAHLEPFAGVASLAPGPVSYSLTLYAVVESLATGGSVHVADDFDPFTMGSRITDEAITRVVAVPAVVKALAEAARRTPESFHGLDLVVTGGANLPASIRSALADVLPDTRLISYYGAAEIGFIGDSRDGDGTWISIYDTIGVEVRDESGARLPDGEIGTVWIRAAACSDGYVTGTTDAQLRRPDGWATVGDQGRIENGLLQLAGRAGDIAITGGHKVSLPEVERAFEEYDREDPRSGPGRLGEVCAIALPDDGLGSIVALVIESGALGSGSHAGDGESTAPDKAALLDHARAELAPQFVPRRFYSLDRLPRTVGGKIRRHETVDLVMSGKAQRL from the coding sequence TTGCCCATCACGTCGAGGATCCTCGAGATTGCGGCCGTCGATCCGGACCAGTTGGCCATCGTCGGCGGCCACTCTGGCAGCCCTGCCCCCGATGAGAGCGCCGACCCTGCTGAAGGCTCACGAGCCCCACGTTCCCTCACCTATGCTCAGCTCGTCCGGGATTCGGCCACGATGTTCGCCGCCGTCGACGCCCTCCACAGTGCCCAGACCGACCCGCCGAATCCTGCTCCCGAAACCCACGGCACCCCGATCACGGCAGTGAGCCTCACCTCGGCGTTCGAGACCTCCCGCATCATCGCCGGCCTCGCCGGCTTCCGCGCAGTCTCGGCCACGATCGACCCCCGCTGGCCGCTCGACCATCAGGTCGGAGTCATCACGACCACCGGAATCGGCCTCGTCATCAGCGACTCGACCCGTCTCGCCGAGGCGCTCGCCGCCGCCGGATGGACCGGAACCGTCATCACCGCGACCGACTTCCGCGCCCGTGAAACCGCCATCGACCCCGCCGATACCGCACCGCCGACCGTCCGTGCGGCGTCCGAGCCGTTCCTCATGCTCTTCTCCTCCGGCACGACGAGCAACCCGAAGGCGTTCATCAAGACCCGCCAGCAGTACCGCGACAACGTGGCTGTGTCCTCGGCCCACCTCGAACCCTTCGCCGGAGTAGCCAGCCTGGCCCCAGGCCCCGTGTCCTACAGCCTCACCCTCTACGCCGTCGTCGAAAGCCTCGCCACCGGCGGCAGCGTCCACGTCGCCGACGACTTCGACCCGTTCACCATGGGGTCGCGCATCACCGACGAAGCCATCACCCGCGTCGTCGCCGTGCCCGCCGTCGTCAAGGCCCTCGCCGAGGCGGCCCGCCGAACACCTGAGAGCTTCCACGGTCTCGACCTCGTCGTCACCGGAGGAGCGAACCTGCCCGCTTCCATCCGCTCGGCACTCGCCGACGTCCTCCCTGACACCAGGCTGATCAGCTATTACGGTGCCGCCGAGATCGGATTCATCGGCGACAGCCGCGACGGCGACGGCACCTGGATCTCGATCTACGACACCATCGGCGTCGAGGTCCGCGACGAATCCGGTGCCCGGCTGCCCGACGGAGAGATCGGCACGGTCTGGATCAGGGCCGCCGCCTGCTCCGACGGCTATGTCACCGGCACCACCGACGCTCAGCTGCGACGCCCCGACGGCTGGGCCACGGTCGGTGACCAGGGACGGATCGAAAACGGACTCCTCCAACTCGCCGGACGGGCCGGTGACATCGCGATCACCGGAGGGCACAAAGTGTCCCTGCCCGAGGTGGAACGCGCCTTCGAGGAATACGACCGCGAGGATCCGCGGTCGGGGCCGGGCCGCCTCGGCGAGGTCTGCGCGATCGCCTTGCCCGACGACGGTCTCGGCAGCATCGTCGCCCTCGTCATCGAATCAGGCGCCCTGGGTTCCGGGAGCCATGCCGGGGATGGCGAATCGACTGCGCCCGACAAAGCAGCACTGCTCGACCACGCCCGGGCGGAACTGGCCCCGCAGTTCGTGCCAAGACGGTTCTATTCACTCGACCGGCTTCCGCGGACCGTCGGCGGGAAGATTCGACGCCACGAAACCGTTGACCTGGTCATGAGCGGAAAGGCACAGCGGTTGTGA
- a CDS encoding beta-ketoacyl-[acyl-carrier-protein] synthase family protein, with protein MREVVLTGLGAITPSGQNPETLWQSVRSGTSAIDVLAGEQFDDLAVRIGGQIKDFDAEAVLPRALARRLSPVQHWAIAAADQAMRAGGIESAADDLPWDRDRTAVIAATGSGPVDAMQEATRRLDADGPRSVPLTLSIHGAPDSAAALISQRFDLRGPGQGVSATCASGAIGLGEAMRRIRHGYADAVLVVGMEDCLGPVNLASNANMRALAAGFEDDPTAASRPFDQARNGFVMSQGAAAILLESADSAASRGTMPLAELAGFGAASDAHHPTNPHPQGRGAASAVVQALHDAGLEPGDIDHINAHATGTPAGDRAELAAFDAALGEAGRTIPISATKSMTGHLLGASGVVEAIIATLTMRDQTLPPTLNLDDNEFPDWDIVAGHAREMGGGQDLAAAAVDTVLSTSFGFGGHNGAIILRRIAQTATPSTDATDPSTDADDPSTKESR; from the coding sequence GTGCGCGAGGTCGTCCTCACCGGACTCGGAGCCATCACCCCGAGCGGCCAGAACCCCGAAACCCTCTGGCAGTCTGTGCGCAGCGGCACCAGCGCCATCGACGTCCTCGCAGGTGAGCAGTTCGACGACCTCGCCGTGCGAATCGGCGGGCAGATCAAGGACTTCGACGCCGAGGCGGTTCTGCCCCGGGCGCTCGCCCGCCGACTCAGCCCCGTCCAACATTGGGCCATCGCCGCGGCCGACCAGGCGATGCGCGCAGGCGGAATCGAATCCGCGGCCGACGATCTGCCTTGGGACCGTGACCGCACGGCAGTCATCGCGGCCACCGGCTCCGGACCCGTCGACGCCATGCAGGAGGCGACGCGTCGCCTCGACGCCGACGGCCCCAGGTCCGTTCCGCTGACCCTGTCCATCCACGGAGCACCGGACTCCGCGGCGGCGCTCATCAGCCAGCGCTTCGACCTGCGCGGTCCCGGCCAGGGAGTCTCGGCGACGTGCGCCTCCGGGGCGATCGGACTCGGCGAGGCGATGCGCCGCATCCGCCACGGCTACGCCGACGCCGTGCTCGTCGTCGGCATGGAGGACTGCCTCGGTCCGGTGAATCTCGCCTCGAATGCGAATATGCGCGCGCTCGCCGCCGGATTCGAAGACGACCCGACCGCCGCCAGCCGCCCCTTCGACCAGGCCCGCAACGGCTTCGTCATGAGCCAGGGTGCGGCTGCGATCCTCCTCGAATCCGCTGACTCGGCGGCCTCACGTGGGACGATGCCGCTGGCCGAGCTCGCCGGTTTCGGCGCCGCCAGCGATGCCCACCACCCGACGAACCCGCATCCGCAGGGACGGGGAGCCGCCTCGGCGGTGGTCCAGGCTTTGCACGATGCCGGGCTGGAACCCGGCGATATCGACCACATCAACGCCCACGCGACGGGCACACCGGCCGGCGACCGGGCCGAACTCGCCGCCTTCGACGCGGCCTTGGGGGAGGCTGGACGAACGATCCCGATCTCCGCCACGAAATCGATGACGGGACACCTCCTCGGCGCATCGGGAGTCGTCGAGGCGATCATCGCGACCCTGACGATGCGTGACCAGACGCTGCCCCCGACGCTCAACCTCGACGACAATGAATTCCCCGACTGGGACATCGTCGCCGGTCACGCCCGTGAGATGGGTGGTGGGCAGGACCTCGCCGCGGCGGCCGTGGACACCGTCCTGTCAACGTCGTTCGGCTTCGGCGGGCACAACGGCGCGATCATCCTGCGCCGCATCGCGCAGACCGCGACACCCTCGACAGACGCGACCGACCCCTCGACGGACGCAGACGACCCCTCGACGAAGGAGAGCCGATGA
- a CDS encoding acyl-CoA dehydrogenase family protein: MTDRETRVSELAARYLPDDVLERFRERADVYDRENRFFDEDLAELGDLGYLQLFVPQSHGGPGLSLFEVSRLQQRLASAAPGTALAINMHLMTTGVVKALNDRGDDSLNWVFDEVMAGEIFAFGISEPSNDWVLQGSNTEAVSTADGGYELTGVKIFTSLSPVWTRLIVHGAVASDDDGIAGPDADEPAEGQLVYGFIERDAPGITVSDEWDVLGMRASQSRATILDHVPMKPERVSRVIPAGKHPDLLTFAITSNFQLLIAAVYAGVAARALELGAAGLHKRKSAKAGVTFAEVPEARTRLADAHLDFMPVTAMIDAYARDFDDLIDHGAGWPLRLVGARIKSAEAARRNAEVALMCTSGSGFGNKHELSRLFRDATAGLFHPPSADAARPMYAAALLDG, from the coding sequence ATGACCGACCGTGAGACACGCGTGAGCGAGCTCGCCGCGCGGTACCTGCCCGATGATGTGCTCGAACGATTCCGCGAACGAGCCGACGTCTATGACCGGGAGAACCGATTCTTCGACGAAGACCTCGCCGAACTGGGGGACCTCGGCTATCTTCAGCTGTTCGTCCCGCAGTCGCATGGCGGGCCAGGGCTGAGCCTGTTCGAGGTCTCCCGACTTCAGCAACGGCTGGCATCGGCAGCCCCGGGAACGGCGCTGGCCATCAACATGCACCTCATGACCACCGGCGTGGTCAAGGCATTGAACGACCGCGGGGACGACAGCTTGAACTGGGTGTTCGACGAAGTCATGGCCGGTGAGATCTTCGCCTTCGGCATCTCCGAGCCGTCGAACGACTGGGTCCTGCAGGGCTCGAACACCGAGGCGGTGTCGACGGCCGACGGCGGATACGAACTGACCGGGGTGAAGATCTTCACCTCGCTGTCTCCCGTGTGGACCAGGCTCATCGTCCACGGTGCCGTGGCCTCCGACGACGACGGGATCGCCGGTCCCGATGCGGACGAGCCGGCCGAAGGTCAGCTCGTCTACGGATTCATCGAACGCGATGCACCCGGCATCACGGTCTCCGACGAATGGGATGTGCTGGGAATGCGGGCCTCGCAGTCGCGGGCGACGATCCTCGACCACGTGCCGATGAAACCCGAACGGGTCTCACGCGTCATCCCCGCCGGCAAGCACCCCGATCTGCTCACCTTCGCGATCACGAGCAACTTCCAGCTGCTCATCGCCGCCGTCTATGCCGGAGTCGCGGCACGGGCGCTCGAGCTGGGTGCCGCCGGTCTGCACAAGCGGAAGTCCGCGAAGGCCGGCGTCACCTTCGCCGAAGTGCCCGAAGCCCGGACCCGCCTGGCCGATGCGCACCTTGACTTCATGCCGGTGACTGCGATGATCGACGCCTACGCTCGGGACTTCGACGACCTCATCGACCACGGCGCCGGCTGGCCGCTGCGCCTGGTGGGGGCCAGGATCAAATCGGCCGAGGCGGCCCGCCGCAACGCCGAAGTCGCCCTCATGTGCACGAGCGGCAGCGGGTTCGGCAACAAGCACGAACTCTCCCGCCTCTTCCGCGATGCCACGGCCGGACTCTTCCACCCGCCGAGCGCGGATGCGGCACGTCCGATGTACGCGGCAGCGCTGCTCGACGGGTGA
- a CDS encoding sodium:solute symporter family protein: MSTPAIIACIIFGLAMLATIGIGIWSGRGREKSLDEWSVSGRGLGFVFILLLMAGETYTSFSFLGTAGWSYSYGVPILYLIGYLSIGLVVAYLVGPLFWTYAARHKLVSLSDIVEHRFRSRGLAILVAVLATIFVVPYIELQIQGMGAVVNAMSYGAIDLKVAAIVSFIVAEAFILFSGLRGSAWVSVLKDGLVILAVAFLAIYVPLHYFDGLAPLLDRVVSEKSQWLTFPGAGDGIYGGAWFISTIILNGITITVFPTSIAGYLSGTSANALRRNSIILPWYQLLLLVPMMVGVAALFVVPALRDADLALFSVVIESLPAPIVAIIGVAGALSAIVPMSVYMLSIGSMWGRTVLGGGLAGPKNAASMTPEQLNARGLRQKTLSQWVCLAVGIIALIMSLLMPDALVELSVLSYEGLAQVVPAALLSLYWPRMSKQAAAAGLFVGSVVMVALHYTGLDPLLGINGGLWAVAANLIVVVMVTLVKPDPRWVPKAQRQARTEAAAL; the protein is encoded by the coding sequence ATGAGCACCCCCGCGATCATCGCCTGCATCATCTTCGGCCTCGCAATGCTCGCGACCATCGGCATCGGCATCTGGTCCGGCCGCGGCCGGGAGAAGTCGCTGGACGAATGGTCGGTGTCCGGGCGGGGGCTCGGCTTCGTCTTCATCCTGCTGCTCATGGCAGGCGAAACGTATACGAGCTTTTCGTTCCTCGGCACGGCCGGTTGGTCCTACTCCTACGGTGTGCCGATCCTCTACCTCATCGGGTACCTGAGCATCGGTCTCGTCGTCGCCTACCTCGTCGGCCCTCTGTTCTGGACCTATGCCGCCCGGCACAAGCTCGTCAGTCTCTCCGACATCGTCGAACACCGGTTCCGCTCGCGTGGGTTGGCGATCCTCGTGGCTGTCCTCGCGACGATCTTCGTCGTCCCCTACATCGAGCTGCAGATTCAGGGCATGGGTGCAGTCGTCAACGCCATGAGCTACGGCGCGATCGACCTCAAGGTCGCCGCCATCGTCTCCTTCATCGTCGCCGAGGCGTTCATCCTCTTCTCCGGACTGCGCGGTTCCGCCTGGGTCAGCGTCCTCAAGGACGGACTGGTCATCCTCGCTGTCGCGTTCCTTGCGATCTACGTACCGCTGCACTATTTCGACGGCCTGGCTCCCCTGCTTGACCGCGTCGTGAGTGAGAAATCTCAGTGGCTGACCTTCCCCGGTGCAGGCGATGGCATCTACGGGGGTGCCTGGTTCATCTCGACGATCATCCTCAACGGGATCACGATCACCGTGTTCCCCACGTCGATAGCCGGCTACCTGTCGGGCACCTCGGCGAATGCTCTGCGACGCAACTCGATCATTCTGCCGTGGTATCAGCTGCTGCTCCTCGTGCCGATGATGGTCGGTGTGGCTGCACTCTTCGTCGTCCCTGCCCTCAGAGACGCCGACCTGGCCCTGTTCTCCGTGGTCATCGAATCCCTGCCCGCGCCGATCGTCGCGATCATCGGCGTCGCAGGCGCGCTCTCGGCGATCGTGCCGATGAGCGTGTACATGCTCTCGATCGGTTCGATGTGGGGACGGACTGTCTTGGGCGGCGGCTTGGCCGGACCGAAGAACGCCGCCTCGATGACGCCTGAGCAGCTGAACGCACGTGGCCTGCGGCAGAAGACACTGTCCCAGTGGGTGTGCCTGGCCGTCGGCATCATCGCCCTGATCATGAGCCTGCTCATGCCGGATGCGCTCGTCGAGCTCTCCGTGCTCAGCTACGAGGGCCTGGCACAGGTCGTGCCGGCCGCGCTGCTGTCCCTGTACTGGCCGCGCATGAGCAAGCAGGCAGCAGCTGCGGGTCTCTTCGTCGGCTCCGTCGTCATGGTCGCCCTCCACTACACGGGACTCGACCCGCTGCTCGGGATCAACGGCGGTCTCTGGGCTGTCGCGGCGAACCTCATCGTGGTCGTCATGGTCACGCTGGTCAAGCCAGACCCACGGTGGGTACCGAAAGCCCAGCGTCAGGCGCGCACCGAGGCGGCGGCGTTGTAG